One window of Curtobacterium sp. 458 genomic DNA carries:
- a CDS encoding WYL domain-containing protein, with product MPGPSSRMLTLLSLLQVHRDWPGDELAGRLEVSPRTLRRDVDRLRELGYRIDALRGPAGGYRLAAGGDLPPLLFDDDQAVAIAVALAVAPASGADIAEGAVRALATIRQVLPERLRNRVGAVDVVTTAARTTVDPDVLVEVSRAVSAREVLRFGYGPDEHPRRVEPHAVVARAGRWYLLAWDPERTDWRTFRVDRITPRPPTRLRFAPRDVPGNDPLAFVAARFKGSAVEDAWPCTGTVDLHCAARVVEPYLDAADDLVATGPDRCRLTTGSWSWEALAARVAGFAVDFTVLGPPALRGATNELATRLVSASVLPPM from the coding sequence ATGCCCGGACCGTCCTCCCGCATGCTGACGCTGCTGTCCCTGCTGCAGGTGCACCGGGACTGGCCGGGCGACGAGCTCGCCGGCCGCCTCGAGGTCAGCCCGCGGACGCTCCGCCGCGACGTCGACCGCCTCCGTGAGCTCGGGTACCGCATCGATGCCCTGCGCGGACCGGCCGGTGGCTACCGGCTCGCCGCGGGAGGCGATCTCCCGCCGTTGCTGTTCGACGACGACCAGGCGGTCGCGATCGCCGTGGCACTGGCGGTGGCCCCGGCATCGGGCGCCGACATCGCCGAGGGGGCCGTGCGCGCGCTCGCGACGATCCGGCAGGTGCTGCCCGAGCGGCTCCGGAACCGCGTCGGTGCGGTCGACGTCGTGACCACGGCCGCGCGGACGACCGTCGACCCGGACGTGCTGGTCGAGGTCAGCCGCGCGGTGTCCGCGCGCGAGGTGCTCCGCTTCGGCTACGGACCGGACGAGCACCCCCGCCGGGTCGAGCCGCACGCCGTGGTCGCGCGGGCCGGCCGCTGGTACCTCCTCGCCTGGGACCCCGAGCGCACGGACTGGCGGACGTTCCGGGTCGACCGCATCACCCCGCGGCCGCCGACGAGGCTCCGGTTCGCCCCGCGCGACGTCCCGGGGAACGACCCGCTGGCCTTCGTGGCGGCGCGCTTCAAGGGGTCTGCCGTGGAGGACGCTTGGCCGTGCACCGGCACCGTGGACCTGCACTGCGCGGCGCGGGTCGTCGAGCCGTACCTCGACGCGGCGGACGACCTCGTCGCGACCGGCCCGGACCGCTGTCGGCTGACCACCGGATCGTGGTCGTGGGAGGCACTCGCAGCGCGGGTCGCGGGCTTCGCGGTCGACTTCACCGTGCTGGGTCCGCCTGCCCTACGTGGGGCAACCAATGAGCTCGCAACGCGACTCGTCAGTGCGTCGGTCCTGCCACCGATGTGA
- a CDS encoding VOC family protein, with protein sequence MSIETTTHLNFDGQAREALDHYARVFGGEVASMTYGAMGATDEPAWADRIVFGQVTTEAGFRIMAFDVWPGQPYDQGSNAFYVYVHGDDAAEVERYWAGLLDGAEVRQPLGPSAWAPLAGQLRDRFGVVWALDVAGPQG encoded by the coding sequence ATGAGCATCGAGACCACGACCCACCTCAACTTCGACGGACAGGCCCGCGAGGCCCTCGACCACTACGCCCGCGTCTTCGGCGGCGAGGTCGCGTCCATGACCTACGGCGCGATGGGCGCCACCGACGAGCCCGCTTGGGCCGACCGGATCGTCTTCGGCCAGGTGACGACCGAGGCCGGCTTCCGCATCATGGCGTTCGACGTGTGGCCCGGCCAGCCGTACGACCAGGGCAGCAACGCCTTCTACGTGTACGTGCACGGCGACGACGCTGCCGAGGTCGAGCGGTACTGGGCGGGGCTCCTCGACGGCGCCGAGGTGCGGCAGCCGCTCGGACCGTCGGCGTGGGCACCACTCGCCGGGCAGCTCCGCGACCGCTTCGGCGTCGTCTGGGCGCTCGACGTCGCCGGGCCGCAGGGCTGA
- a CDS encoding Abi family protein codes for MEYAKPWLSIADQIARLEQRGCGVGDGEAAAEMLREIGYYRLTGYLYPFRRSSVAVDDAGRQRFRVHSDYVPGTDILHAGALVDFDRSLRLLVIDAVERIEVAVRTQVAHVLGAHSPFAHEDARFFTQAFTGARDGFVSPHEAWLRRVEERRSASDEAFVGHFRDKYDDRMPIWALTEILELGHVTRLYAGLRNDLATEIANVFDVPTKRLMSSWLASLNYVRNVAAHHARLFNRKLVVAPKRPRASEVPLLGHMSDGRAPKVFGVYNTLSVMAYLLRSIPSDHDWAQRAVAHLAAFPATDAIDVSSMGVAPEWLDEALWTAR; via the coding sequence ATGGAGTACGCGAAGCCGTGGCTCTCGATCGCGGACCAGATCGCGAGGCTCGAGCAACGCGGGTGCGGTGTCGGTGATGGTGAGGCCGCGGCAGAGATGCTGCGGGAGATCGGCTACTACCGACTGACGGGGTACCTGTACCCGTTCCGGCGCTCCTCCGTCGCCGTGGACGATGCCGGGCGGCAGCGCTTCCGGGTGCACAGCGACTACGTACCGGGGACCGACATCCTCCACGCGGGGGCGCTGGTCGACTTCGACCGATCGTTGCGACTGCTCGTGATCGATGCCGTCGAGCGGATCGAGGTCGCCGTTCGGACCCAGGTGGCTCACGTCCTCGGCGCGCACTCCCCGTTCGCGCACGAGGACGCGAGGTTCTTCACTCAGGCCTTCACCGGCGCCCGTGATGGTTTCGTGAGCCCCCACGAGGCGTGGCTCCGCCGGGTCGAGGAACGACGGAGCGCTTCTGACGAAGCCTTCGTCGGGCACTTCCGTGACAAGTACGACGACAGGATGCCCATCTGGGCGCTGACCGAGATCCTCGAGCTCGGCCACGTCACGCGCCTCTACGCCGGTCTCCGGAACGACCTCGCGACGGAGATCGCGAATGTGTTCGACGTGCCGACGAAGCGCCTGATGTCGAGCTGGCTCGCATCACTGAACTACGTGCGGAACGTCGCCGCCCATCACGCTCGGCTCTTCAACCGGAAACTGGTCGTCGCGCCGAAACGGCCCCGGGCTTCCGAGGTGCCGCTTCTTGGCCACATGTCGGACGGACGGGCTCCGAAGGTCTTCGGCGTGTACAACACACTGAGCGTGATGGCCTACCTCCTCCGGTCGATCCCTTCAGATCACGACTGGGCGCAGCGGGCTGTCGCACACCTCGCCGCGTTCCCGGCCACGGATGCCATCGACGTGTCGTCGATGGGCGTCGCCCCCGAGTGGCTGGATGAAGCACTGTGGACGGCCCGCTGA
- the kdpF gene encoding K(+)-transporting ATPase subunit F produces MIGITIAAAVLGVAAVVYLVWALVRPEKF; encoded by the coding sequence GTGATCGGCATCACCATCGCCGCGGCCGTCCTCGGCGTCGCCGCTGTCGTCTACCTCGTCTGGGCACTCGTCCGGCCGGAGAAGTTCTGA